The sequence TTTAAGCTTTCGATAGAGCGTGGCCCGTGAGATCCCCAGGGCCTTTGCCGCACTCTGCGCGTTGCCAAAACGCCTCAGGGCCTCCCGCACATGCATCTCCTCAAGACGGCCAAGATCAGGGAGACCGCTTTCCTCCCCGGTTGAAAGCCCCGAACGGGCTATGCCGGGAAGATGCGTCGGAGTGATCGGGCCGCCCTGCGCCAACAACGCGGCCCTTTCAATGACATTCTTCAGCTCCCGAACATTCCCTGGCCATTCATAGGAACACAGTAGCGACATCGCTTCGTTCGACATACCGACCCTTGAGACATTCAGTTTTTCCATCATATATCGAATAAGATCCGGGATGTCTTCGCTTCTCTCCCTTAATGGTGGTATCACAATCGGAAATACGTGGATCCGGAAATAGAGATCCGAACGAAATTTTCCCTGCCGTGTGTCCTCGAGAAGATCGCGGTGGGTCGCGCATATGAGACGGAATTCACTTCTCCGGATCCTGACCTCTCCCAGTCTCCGGTACTGCTTTTCCTCAATAACCTTTAGAAATTGGGCCTGGACGCCCAGATCCATATCGCCTATCTCGTCGAGGAACAAGGTGCCGCCGTCCGCAACCTCAATGAGACCCTGTCTGTCCTGTACGGCAGAGGTAAAAGCCCCCCTGGCATGGCCAAAGAGCTCGCTTGCAAGCAACTCACCCTTAAGGCTTGCACAGTTCACCTCGACAAAGGTGGAGGACGCCCTGTGACTATGTTCGTGAATCCACTTTGCCAGAATACCTTTTCCGGTACCGGTCTCGCCCTGGAGTATGATCGGCGAATCATTTTTCAGTGCGAGAGAAGAAAGATCCATCACCTTCTGCATTACCGGGCTTTGCCCAAAGTAAGGTTCTTTTTTTTGCTGGAGGCGTTGAGTTGTTCGCTGTCGCCTTCGCAATGCCCCCAGCTCAAGGCTCTTCTGCAGGAAAACGTCCAGATCAGGCATGTTTACGGGTTTGGTGAGAAAATTATCAGCCCCTCTACGCATGGATTCGACGGCAAGGGGGATATCACCGATGCCGGTAATTACTATAATAGGGATGTCAAAATAATTCTCGCGCAACTCCGCGATCAGGTCCAGACCGTTCCCGTCGGGAAGATTCAGATCGAGCAGTATAGCGTCGAATCTATGAGCGGCAAGCGCCTCCCGTGCCTCGGCAACGGAAAGGGCCCCGTGAACGGAATAACCGACCCGCGAAAGATACTCGGAAAATCCGAACTGGATTGCAGGTTCGTCATCAATGAGGAGAAGGGGCGGCTTCATGATTGAGCGCCATCAAGTATGGGAAGAATAAATTCTATGGTACATCCCGGCGGGGGTTCGTTATTTCGTGCATTTACCTTTCCGCCGTGGGCCTCAACAATGTTCCTTACGATGCTCAGACCGAGCCCGATCCCACCTTTCTTAAACGTAACGAATGGGTCAAAGATGTGTGACAGGCCGGCAAATTTGATGCCGCATCCTTCATCGGTGACGCTCACGCGAACCATCCTCTCTTTAGCTTTCGAGACAGTGACTACGATCTCACTTTTTATCGGGCTCGCCTCTTCGGCGTTATTCAGCAAGTTGAGCAGGGCCTGCTGGATCTTTGCTCCATCTGCCAGAATCTTAATATCGTTCCCCTGAGGATGTCTGACAACGACAGCTGGGCATGGTTTCATCAGCCTCGATTGTTTCCACAGCTCCACGGCGGAACTGACGATCGAAACGAGGGGCTGTTTTTGAAGACTGGATGAATTGAGAGGCCTCCCGAAATTGAGGAGATCAAACATTAATCGGGACAGCCTGTTAACCTGGGTCTTTATGTGGTCGAGATGAGCGTTGTATTGAGGGTACTGACCGAGGTCTTGAGCCAGCGCTTCGGTAATGGCCAATACCGCATTTAAAGGGTTCCGCACTTCATGCGCCACGCCGATAACCAGTTGACCCAGCATCTTCATTTCATGGCTGCGGCGCAACTGGTCCCTCATGATGTTGCGTTCAATCTCCTGCTCGATGTATCGACTGAGGGTTTCCACAAACTGAAGATCCATGTCCGTAAATATCCGTTCCGATCTATACATGATGACGATCGCACCGACTAAGTTCCTTTCGCGATTCTTGATCGGGATTTGCAGACAGCCCCACATCGGAAAACTTTTACTGAACTCGTCCTCGGTCAGCAACTCACATAATTTTCTCGAGTTGTGTGAATTCTCCAGAAATTCGGAAAGCTGGTTCGGAAAAGATTGCTGCGAGGGTCCGATGTCATGCGGCGATTCCTCATTGGCTGCTGCTGCCATTACCCGAAAACCATTATCCTCCGTGCATAGAATAACGACGCGCTCCACATTCAACAATTGAC is a genomic window of Syntrophorhabdaceae bacterium containing:
- a CDS encoding sigma-54 dependent transcriptional regulator, which gives rise to MKPPLLLIDDEPAIQFGFSEYLSRVGYSVHGALSVAEAREALAAHRFDAILLDLNLPDGNGLDLIAELRENYFDIPIIVITGIGDIPLAVESMRRGADNFLTKPVNMPDLDVFLQKSLELGALRRRQRTTQRLQQKKEPYFGQSPVMQKVMDLSSLALKNDSPIILQGETGTGKGILAKWIHEHSHRASSTFVEVNCASLKGELLASELFGHARGAFTSAVQDRQGLIEVADGGTLFLDEIGDMDLGVQAQFLKVIEEKQYRRLGEVRIRRSEFRLICATHRDLLEDTRQGKFRSDLYFRIHVFPIVIPPLRERSEDIPDLIRYMMEKLNVSRVGMSNEAMSLLCSYEWPGNVRELKNVIERAALLAQGGPITPTHLPGIARSGLSTGEESGLPDLGRLEEMHVREALRRFGNAQSAAKALGISRATLYRKLKPHKKEDRGTGN
- a CDS encoding PAS domain S-box protein, with amino-acid sequence MRRYRMLIEESRDAISIVKENGDIIDANQAFLDLFGYERKDIAGLINVTQLYVDPSERPLFLKYVAQKKNLRDYELRLRKKDGTEIVCLVTPRMTTVSNDGLVSYMAILHDVTEQKRAQECLAQRQRALQAVYEMATSAGSSFETVCGQVAKNVCQLLNVERVVILCTEDNGFRVMAAAANEESPHDIGPSQQSFPNQLSEFLENSHNSRKLCELLTEDEFSKSFPMWGCLQIPIKNRERNLVGAIVIMYRSERIFTDMDLQFVETLSRYIEQEIERNIMRDQLRRSHEMKMLGQLVIGVAHEVRNPLNAVLAITEALAQDLGQYPQYNAHLDHIKTQVNRLSRLMFDLLNFGRPLNSSSLQKQPLVSIVSSAVELWKQSRLMKPCPAVVVRHPQGNDIKILADGAKIQQALLNLLNNAEEASPIKSEIVVTVSKAKERMVRVSVTDEGCGIKFAGLSHIFDPFVTFKKGGIGLGLSIVRNIVEAHGGKVNARNNEPPPGCTIEFILPILDGAQS